DNA sequence from the Antarctobacter heliothermus genome:
ATCGCCCAACCGTTGCTGACTACGTCCTTTCATGGCCATATCGTGCGGGGCAGGGTAGCTGGATCCCGTGCGGACAGGCACCGTGTTCAAATCGATCTTTGGCATCAGATCCTCCGTCCAGACCGCAAGCGTTCAAGGGTTCTCGTCCCGATCACTGTGTAGTCACTGTTGTTCATGTTGCAGCGCAGGAGGCTGACCCGCCATAAGGCCGCATCCTTGGTCAGATCCATTTCACAGATGAATGGTTCCAGCAGATAGGTCGCGCCCCGCATCACATAGGTCTTGTGGCGTCCGCTGATCTGCGTTGCAGCAGGATCCAGATACCGCGCATCGACGCAGATGCGGTGGTATTCAGTTGTGCCAAGGTTCAACAGGTTGTCCCGCTGTTCCGACAACATGAAAACCACATCCTCCAATCGCTCGATCTGCAAAGATCCGTCCGCCATATGGATCGTCAGCGGGACAGAGATCAAATCCTGAAGCCGGGACATGTCGCCGGAAAAAAACATGCTGGCCATCGCGTCGAGGCTGGCCTGATAAATGTCTGTCGGGCTGGTTGCAGTCATTCGATGCCTCGCGATTCCTCGACGGGCAGCGCCGATACCCTGAAATGAGTGGAAACAGCGAACTGTCCAACTCGGGTATTGAGAATGCCGGCTGCGCCGGACAATCGCGCGCGTCCAGTGACGCCCAGCAGGCTGGACGCCACAGTTCGCGCGATATCTGGCGGCATCGTCATCGGCTTACACGCGCTCGATGATGGTCGCGGCACCCATGCCGGACGCAATACACAGCGTGGCAAGCCCGGTGCCTTTGCCGGACCGCTCCAATTCGTCCAGCATGGTGCCGAGGATGATCGCCCCGGTCGCGCCCAGCGGGTGACCCATGGCGATGGAACCGCCGTTCACATTTACCTTGCTGTCATCCACGTCAAAGGCTTGCATGAAGCGTAACACAACCGAGGCAAAAGCCTCATTGACCTCGAACAGGTCGATGTCGCTGATCGACATGCCGCTGTCCTTGAGGATCTTCTGTGTCGCGGGGACCGGACCAGTCAGCATGATGGTCGGATCGGTGCCGATTTTGCAGGTCGCCCGGATGCGCGCACGCGGCTTCAGCCCGTATTTCTCACCGAACTCCTTGTTGCCGATCAACATAGCCGCAGAGCCATCGACGATGCCGGAGCTGTTGCCTGCATGGTGAATGTGGTTGATCCGCTCAAGATGCGGGTACTTCATCAGCGCGATGGCATCGAACCCCGGCATGACCTCACCCATGTCCTTGAACGACGGCTTGAGCGCGCCCAGCGTCTGCATGTCGGTGCCGGGACGCATGTACTCATCGTGATCAAGGATGGGCAAGCCGTTCACATCGCGTACTGTGACGATGGATTTTTCGAAACGCTTGTCCGCCCAGGCGGCGGCGGCCCGCTTCTGGCTCTCAACCGCCAGTCCGTCCGCGTCATCGCGGGAAAACCCGTATTCGGTGGCGATGATATCGGCCGAGATGCCCTGCGGGACAAAATAGCTGTCCATTGCGATCGACGGATCTACGGCAATGGCAGCGCCATCGCTGCCCATGGCCACGCGGCCCATCATCTCGACCCCGCCAGCGATATAGGCCTGACCCGCACCGCCCTTGACCTGGTTGGCGGCAAGGTTCACCGCCTCCAGACCCGAGGCGCAGAAGCGGTTGATGGCAAGGCCGGGAATGCTCTCGTCAAGATCAGAGGCCAGCACGGCGGAGCGCGCAAGACAGCCGCCCTGTTCGCCCACTTGGGTGACATTGCCCCAGATCACATCCTCGACCGCGTGGCCGTCAAGGCCATTGCGCTCTTTCACGGCATTCAGAACCTGCGCCGACAGACGCAACGAGGTGACTTCGTGCAGCGCGCCCTCCTTGCGGCCCTTGCCGCGCGGCGTGCGAACGGCGTCATAGATATATGCTTCGGTCATGTGAGATCCTTTTTCTTCAAGTCCGGTCCGCTGGGGAGCCGGGCATCAGGTCATAGGGGCTTTTCCATCGGGGCAGTGCCTCGAGGTTCGCCAGCCAACGGTCGATCGCAGGCCAATCGCTGCGCGCAAAACCGAAAGGTTCGGGATAAAAGAGATAGCCGCAACAGGTCAGATCGGCGTTTGTGGGCGCGTCCCCCACGATCCAGTCACGGTTTGCCAAATGCGCGTCGAGAATGCCGTAGGCGCTCTTGAGCCGGCCCTGCAGGAAGCCGATCACCTCAGCGGGTTGTTTCTCCCTGGGCAGGAAGTTCATCAGGAACCGGGTCATGCCGGCCACCGAGGAAAGTTTGTGATTGTCCCAGAGTATCCAGCGCAGCACGTCGCGCTCTTCCTCTTTGGACCGGCCACCGTAATGGCCGTAGGTCTCTGACAGATACTGCTGAATGACGCCGGACTGGCTGAGCCGGATGTCACCATCTTCGAGGACCGGGCATTCGCCCATCTCGTTGACGTCTTGGCGGTAGGGGTCGGAACGGGTCTCTCCGTTGAAGAAATCAACCTTGACTGGCTGCCAGTCGTGGCCTGCCAATTCCAGCGCCAATGCCGCCTTGTAAGAATGTCCTGACTCACCGAAGCAGTAGAGTTTCATTGTCATCGCGCAGCGCCTCCCGTCGCGCTTGTTGTTCCCGACAGAGCGGGGGTTTCACACCCCCGCACCCCCGTGGGCGTATTTGTCCAGAGAAGAAATAGCTGGCGCCTTCCCTGATAACGGCGCGTTAAGGTTAACGCGCCATGGTTGTTCTTGCGGTACAGGCTGGGGAGCCGATGACCGCCAGAGGAGAAGCCCCGTGCCTAGCCAAAGGCGCGGGCAAGGCGGGAAGGTTGACTGCAGCCCTGTGTATTGGGCCCGATACGCGACCTTCCTGTTTCTTCTCTGTGGCAAATACCCCAATCCCCCTCACCTCGCGGCACCGTACTAGAGGGCCCGCGCAATCAGCTCCTTCATAATCTCGTTTGTTCCGCCATAGATGCGTTGAACCCGGGCATCCGTCCACATCTCGGCCACCGCGTATTCCTGCATAAAGCCATAGCCGCCATGCAGTTGCACGCACTCGTCCAGAACTTCTCCCTGCGTGTCTGTCAGCCAGTATTTTGCCATGGCGGCCTTTTCGACGCTCAATTTGCCCTCCAGATGTTCGGCCATGCAGGCATCAAGGAAGGCACGGGCGACGGTCGTCTTGGTCTGGCATTCGGCCAGCTTGAAACGTGTGTTCTGGAACTGGGTCAGCGGGCCGCCAAAGGCCTCGCGTTCCTTGCAGTATTGAACTGTGCGTTCGACCGCGCCTTCCATCGCCCCAACGGCGCCACAGGCAATGATCAGCCGTTCCTGCGGGAGTTGCTGCATCATTTGGTAGAACCCCTGACCTTCGGCCCCGCCCAGCAAATTTTCCGGCGGGATCTCGACATTGTCGAAAAACAGCTCGGACGTATCGGCGGCGTGGCATCCGATCTTGTCGAGGTTGCGACCACGACTGAACCCTATGGCGCTATCGGTTTCGACCACCATCAGGGACATGCCTTTGGAACCTTCCTTGGGGTCGGTCTTGGCGGCCACGACAATCAGGTTTGCGTGTTGGCCATTGGTGATAAAGGTCTTTTGCCCACTCAGGCGGTAGGCGTTGCCCTCTTTTACGGCCTTGGTTTTCAGCCGCTGAACGTCCGATCCACCGGACGGTTCGGTCATTGCCAGCGCGCCGATCAGTTCACCGGTCACCATCTTGGGCAACCAGCGCGCCTTTTGCTCTTCGGTACCGTAGGACAGGATGTAATGCGCAACGATACCGGAATGGATGCCGTGGCCCCAGCTGGCGAGGTTCGCGCGCGAGGCTTCGATCAGGATCACGGCCTCGTGGCCGAAGTCGCCCCCGACGCCGCCGTATTCCTCGGGGATCGACGGGCACAGCAGGCCCAGTTCGCCCGCCTGCGCCCAGGTTTCGCGATCCATCTGGCCCTGCTTGCGCCATTTGTCATAGAGCGGCTGCCATTCGGTTTCGATGAACTTTGCCGTCATCTCGGCCAGCATGGCATGCTCGTCGGTCATCCAGTTCTGCGGCATCGGTCCTCCGTTATCTTTTGCGCTCGTCCAGTTCGGCGTTGAACAGCCGTAGACGGTGGGCCAGCGCGTCGGTGTCTGTCACGCTGTCGAAATGCTCGAACAGGAAAGACAGCGCCTCTCCTTCGTCGAGGCCTGCCTCATGGGAAAATTTTCGCAACTTGCGATAGCCGTCCTCGGTCATGGCGACCGGGAACCGGCGGGTCAGGCGGAATCGTTTCGGCATGGCATCCTCCGGGGCTGTGCGCGCGGCGGGGTGTCCCGCCGCGTCCACCTTTGCCTCAGAACGCGTCAGCCTCAAGCGCCATGACCGTATCGGCGCCGCTCTCGATCCGTTTGAGGTGTGTCGCGGTCATCGGCAGCTGTCGGACCATGTAATAGCGCCCAGTGGCGATCTTGGTTGCGTAAAAGTCGGAATTCCCTTCGCCGGAGGCCAGCTTGGCTTTGGCAGTCCAGGCCATTTTCGACCACATCAACCCAAGGCAGACATGCCCAAAGAGGTGCATGAAGTCATACGAGCCGGACAGCGCGTTGTTCGGGTTCTTCATGCCGTTTTGCATGAAATACATGCCCGCCGCCTGCAGATCCTTGGATGCCGCCTTGAGCGGTTCAAGGAATTGCGCGTCAAACTCTTCGTCCTGGCCTTTGTGCTCATTGGCAAAGCTCTTGACCATGTCGAAGAAGGCCATGACGTGTTTGCCACCGTCCAGCGCCAGCTTGCGGCCCACCAGGTCCAGCGCCTGAACGCCATTGGCGCCTTCGTAGATCATGGCGATGCGGGCGTCGCGGGCGAATTGCGACATGCCCCATTCCTCGATATAGCCGTGGCCGCCGTAGACCTGCTGCGCGGCGGTGGCCATCTCGAACCCCTTGTCGGTCAGGAAGCCCTTGACCACTGGGGTCAGCAGCGAAATCAACCCGTCGGCGGCGGCGTCGTCCGTCTTGTGCGCGCGGTCGATCATCGACGCGCCCCAAAAGACAAAAGCCCGCGCCGCTTCGACAAAGCTTTTCTGGTCCATCAGATTGCGGCGGATGTCGGGGTGCACGATCAGCGGGTCGGCGGGACCGTCAGGGTTTTTCGCTCCGGTGACGTCGCGGCCCTGAAGGCGGTCCTTCGCGTATTCCACGGCGTTCTGATAGGCGACTTCGGCTTGGGCGTAGCCTTGCAGGCCAACACCCACCCGCGCCTCGTTCATCATGGTGAACATGGCGCGCATGCCTTTGTGTTCGTCGCCTAGCAGATAGCCGGTGGCCTCGTCGTAATCCATGACACAGGTCGAGTTGCCGTGGATGCCCATCTTTTCCTCGATCTTGCCGACCGAGACGCCATTGCGCGCGCCGGGGTTACCCTCGGCGTCCACGATGAACTTGGGCACGATGAACAGCGATACACCCTTGATGCCCTCGGGGCCACCGGGGATCTTGGCCAGAACCAGATGGATCACGTTCTGGCTCATGTCGTGGTCACCGGCAGAGATAAAGATCTTCTGTCCGGTAACTTTGTAGCTGCCATCGTCCTGCGGAACGGCCTTGGTGCGCATCAGGCCCAGATCCGTGCCGCAATGCGGTTCGGTCAGGTTCATGGTGCCGGTCCATTCGCAGGTCACCATCTTGGGCAGATACATTGCCTTCTGCTCATTGGACCCATGCGCGTGGATCGCCGAGTAGGCACCGTGGGTCAGGCCCGGATACATGTTAAAGGCCATGTTCGCGGCAGAGAACTGTTCGCCTACAGCGGTGGCCAAGACGTAGGGAAGGCCCTGGCCGCCATATTCCGGATCACAGTCCAGCGCCGTCCAGCCGCCTTCACGCATCTGGTCAAAGGCTTCAAGAAACCCAGTTGGTGTGCGAACCACACCGTTTTCCAGCACACAGCCCTCTGTGTCGCCCACCTGGTTCAGCGGCGCCAGCACGTTTTCGGCCATCTTGGCGGCTTCGCCAAGGATCGCCTCCAGAGTGTCGCGGTCCAGATCCTCATATCCTGGGATCTCTTGCGTGCCGATCTTCAACACGTCGTCGAGTATGAAAACCTGATCCTCGGTTGGCGCTGTGTAGCTGGGCATGTCTCTCTCCCTAAAGTCCTGCCCGCGACCCGATCTATTGGGCCGCGCGCTTTTGCTCCATAGAGGCCAGCATCCGCTCGCCCCATTTCATCTGGTCCTGCAACTCTTCGATCGCGGTGTTCAGTTCATCTCGCTGCCGGATCAGATCCGCCAGCCGGCCCTTGGCCACCCCATAGGCTGCTTCCAGCTGCGTCTGCTGCTGGTCACCCACATGGTACAGGTCCAGCAGCTGCCGGATCTCCTCCAGGCTGAACCCAAACCGCTTACCGCGCAGGATCAGTTTCAGCCGGGCCCGGTCACGCCGGGTAAACAGCCTTTTCTGGCCTTCGCGGATCGGGAAGAGCAGCTCCTTCTGCTCATAAAAGCGCAGGGTCCGAGGGGTTACCTCAAACGCTGTGCACATTTCCCGGATCGTCATCAGTTGCTCGTCTGTCATGTCTCGCATCCCCGGATCTCCATTTTCGTCACATTGGCGTCACGTTGAGGAGGTGCAGGTTGTGCCGCTTTCATACAATGGGAATTCTCGTTGACGTAACTCATACGCTGCGTCACTTTCTTCTTGACGTAAGATAAGGCAAGGTCAAGCCGTCCGGTGCGCAACAATTTTACCAAAGGGTAAAATTTCTGTCTGTGGAATGGCTGTGATTGTTGTGATGACGACAGAGCAGGCGGCAGCGCCCGCCGATCAACCGGCGCTGTTCAGGGTCTCTGCAGTCTCATCACGCAGCGATTTCAGTTCACCCATCGCCTCGTCCAGCTGTCTGCGCTCATCTTCAAGTTGCGCTAATTGCCGGTCCGCCATGGCTACCCAGGCGCGCATCTGCGCCTCTGTGCCCTCATGTTCGTAGATCAACAGCCATTGGCGGATGTCTTCAAGCTGAAACCCGAATTTGCGACCGCGCAGAATCAGCGTCATCCGCGCAATCTCACGCGGGCCGTAGTGGCGCGCGCGGCCATCGCGGTCCGGTGTCAGAAGCTCGATATATTCATAGTAACGCAGGGTTCGCGGTGTGACGTCGAACTTTGCGCACATCTCCTTGAACGTCAGTCGCGTGTCGCCCATGTCCTGTCTCCCCTCGTCCAGACGGAATTTAGGGCCCCGCCGACCCCGAGACAACCCGCTGTCACGGCTGTACCCGTTTCGGGCCGCTTGCAGCGCTCGGCCCGCGCGCCCATAAAGACCGCCAAGGAGACCCTCCATGAGTGCAGACAAAGCCCGGATTGCCCGCCAGTTCATTGATTCCATACCGCATTGCCGTGCGCTGGGGATGGAAATCACCGAAATCGGCGATGGTTTGGCCGAGATCCAATTGCCATATGACGCACGCTTTATCGGTGATCCCGAAACCGGGGTGATCCATGGCGGGGCGGTCTCTGCGCTGATGGACACCTGCAGCGGCGCGGCCGTCATGAGCCATCCGCGATCCCCGGCAGGCACCGCCACCATCGACCTGCGCATCGACTACATGCGCCCAGCCACGCCGGGCCAGACCATCACCGCGCGGGCCGAATGCTATCATATCACCCGGTCAGTTGCCTTTGTCCGGGCCACTGCGACGGACGATGACCCGGACAGGCCGGTGGCCACGGCGGCAGGCACCTTTACAGTCGAGGGCAAATGATGGCGCGCACACCTCCTGAACCCGTTCAGATCATCAAGCAGCGCCGGGATGCGGCCCTGTCGGCGCTGGTATCGGGCGTGCCTTACATGCAGTATCTCGGGGTGAAATTTGACCGTCGCGGCGATGAACTCACCGCAATTCTGTCCTATGATGAAAAGCTGATCGGCAACCCGTTCCTGCCCGCGATCCACGGCGGTGTAACGGCCGCCTTTCTCGAGATGACGGCCATGGTCACGCTAAGCTGGACCTATCTCTGGCAGGACATTGAATCCGGCGCACTTGATCCCGACGACATGGCGCGTGGTGCGCTGCCACGCCTGCCAAAGACCATCGACTTTACCGTCGACTACCTGCGCACCGGCCTGCCGCGCGATGCCTACGCCCGCGCCCGCGTGACCCGTTCAGGCCGACGCTATGCCAGCGTTCAGGCCGAGGCGTGGCAGGACAATCGCGACCGCCCCATCGCCGAGGCAACGGCGCATTTCCTGATGCCGCGTCGGGAAGAGTGATCCGCCCGTGATGCCGTCCTTGTCGCCCCGCCGCACCTTTCACATGCCAAGGATCTGATCCAGTGGCGGAGGCTTGATTCCGCCACGATGTCCGACAGTCAAAGTGCCATGACCACACCAGAGCCCATCACCCACGCCCGTGTCCTGCGGATCGCCGTTCCCATCGTGCTGGCGAACATGACAGTGCCGCTGCAAGGCGTGGCCGACACCGCCGTGATCGGCCAGATCCCCGATGCCACACCGCTTGCCGCCGTGGCCGTCGGCGCGGCTTTGTTGTCGACCCTGCTGTGGGTCTTTGGGTTCCTGCGGATGGGGACGGCGGGCATGACCGCGCAGGCGCATGGGGCCGGAAACCGGGCCGAGGTCGCAGCGCTGCTGACACGCGCGTTGATGATCGGCGGGGCAGGGGGGCTGTTACTGATCCCCCTCATGGGACCGATTGCCGATTTGGGTTTTGCCTATTCACCCGCCACCGACGACGTGAAGTCCTTGGCCCGCGACTACATGGACATCCGCATCCTGTCAGCGCCGGCTGCGGTGGCGATCTTCGGGATCAACGGCTGGCTGGGCGCACAGGAACGCACCCGCGCGATGCTGGTCCTGCAAATCTGGATCGTCAGCCTGAATGTCGCCTTGAACCTGCTGTTTGTCGTGGGCTGGGATCTTGGGGTTCCGGGGCTGGCATGGGCCACGGTCTGCGCCGACTGGACCGGCTTTGCCCTTGGGCTGTGGCTGTGCAGAGGGGCATTTGCCAACCCGGCATGGCGCGACTGGCCCCGCGTCTTTGACCGCGCCCGACTGCGGGTTATGGCGATGGTCAACAGCGACATCCTGCTGCGCTCACTGATGCTGGAGGCGGTGCTGCTGTCTTTCATCTTCTACTATAGCGCGGGGTTTGGTGTCGCGGTGCTGGCGGCCAGCCATGTGCTGCTGCATTTTATCCAGATCATGGCCTACGCGCTGGACGGGTTCGCCTTTGCCGCCGAGGCGATGGTGGGGCAGGCTTTTGGCGCGCGCGCACTGGATCGGCTCAGACGCGCGGTCTGGCTGACCAGCCTCTGGGGGTTCCTGTCGAACTTTGCATTTGCCTTGGCCTTTGCCTTGTTGGGCGGGCTGATCATCGACGGGATGACCAAAGATCCGGAAGTGCAGCAGGCGGCCCGCCGGTTTCTGCCATGGATCGTGCTGGCACCGGTGCTTGGGCTGCCGGCCTGGATGCTGGACGGCATATTTATCGGCGCGACCCGGACCCGCGACATGCGCAACATGATGGCTATTTCTGTCGGGATTTATTTTGTCGCCGCCACGTTGCTGATCCCGCTTTGGGGACCGCACGGCATGTGGGCGGCGCTGATGATCGCCTTTATCGCGCGCGGTGTCACCTTGGGTCTGCGTTATCCGTCACTGGAACGGGCAATGCAGTAACAAAGACGCGAGGCGTGGCGTAAACCTATGGCAAAGAACTAGACGACCGGTCTAATCGTTCCTATTTGCCCCTCATGACAGAGACGCCAAATACCCGCCAGACAATCCTTGACGCCGGTCAAGCCCTGATGCTGACGTCCGGCTTTGCAGGATTGGGCCTCTCAACCCTGCTCAAGGCGGCGGGGGTGCCAAAGGGGTCGTTCTATCATTGGTTCGAGTCCAAGGAAGATTTCGGCCGTGCCGCGATTGAGGTCTATTCCGAAAGCTACATCACCCGGCTTGACGCACTGCTTGAGGGGCCGGGAACGGCGGCGGACAAACTTGACCGGTTCTTTGGCGCTTGGATGTCTGACGCCGCGAGCGCGGGACTGGCGGAACGCTGCCTTGTGGTCAAATTGGGGGCTGAGGTGTCCGACCTGTCCGAAGCAATGCGCGCGGCGATGGACCGGGGCGTGCAGCAGTTCATTGGCCGTCTTGCCGTTCTCTTGGGGCAGGGGGCCGAAGATGGCAGTCTGCGCACCCTTGCCGATCCGCAATCCGAGGCCCGCCGCATCTACGCGTCCCTACTGGGCGCGGCAATTTTGACCCGTATTTCGCGAGATGATGTCGCGCTGCGCGATGCAACGAACGACGCCCGATCGCGTTTGAAACCCTGAAAATCCCAAACACTCCAGACAAGGAATACCACGATGAAAGCCGTGATCCACGAGACATTCGGCGACCCCGCCGAAGTTCTGAAAACCGCCATGATCGACACGCCCAAACCCGGCAAGGGACAGGTGCTGATCCGCACCATCCTGTCGACCATCCACAACCATGACCTCTGGACGGTGCATGGCAGTTACGGCGTGAAACCCGATCTGCCTGCCACCGGCGGAACTGAGGCTGTCGGGGTGATTGAGGCGCTGGGCGATGGCGTGCCCGAAGACCTGAAGGGCAAGCGCGTCACTTCTGCCGGGGCGATGGGCACTTGGGCCGAATATTTCACCGCTCCCGCTACGGGCATCATTCCATTGCCTGACGCGATTTCCGATGAGGCGGGCGCGCAATTGGTCGCCATGCCCTTTTCGGCTATCGCCTTGCTGGAATTCCTGCATGTCAAAACGGGCGACTGGATCGTACAGACCGCCGCAAATGGTGCCGTGGGCAAAATCCTTGCCAAGCTGGCTGAGGCGCGTGGCGTCAAGGTTCTTAGCCTCGTCCGTCGCGCAGCGGCCAAGGCCGAGCTGACAGACCTAGGCATCGACAATGTTCTGTCGACCGAAGACGACGGTTGGATTGAGGCGGCAAAGGCGATCCTTGGCCCGGACGGCGCACGCGCCGCCGTGGATTCTGTCGGGGGTAAGATGGGCGCCGATCTGGTTGAATTGCTGGGACAAGAGGGCTTGTTGGTCACCTTCGGCACCGCCACGGGTGCGCCTTTGGAACTTGATACGGGGCCAATCATCTTCAAACACATCACGCTCAAGGGGTTCTGGGGCAAGAAGGTCATCGAAGAGATGCCCGCCGACGACCGCACCCGCCTGATGACGGAACTGGTGACACTCGCCGCCCAAGGCAAACTGCCTTTGACCGTGGATCAGACCTTTACCCTTGATCAGGGGCAAGAGGCTGCCGCCGCCGCGCGCACTCCGGGCCGCAAGGGCAAGGTCATGTTCCGGACCTGACCTCACCTGCCTAATTCCACACCTTGCGCCCCCAGAGCCAATCTGGGGGCGCTTTTCGTTGGGTTTGCCTCTGGTCACCACTGCCCCAAATGCCCTATTCAGACGTCCAGACAGAGGAGTGGCGCAATGGACGATCTCATAAACAGCTTCATGACCGGCCCGGATGAGAAGGGCCGCTTTGGCATCTTCGGGGGCCGCTTTGTCTCCGAGACACTGATGCCGTTGATCCTCTCTCTGGAAGAGGAATACGAAAAGGCTAAGACGGACGACAGTTTTTGGGCGGAAATGGATTTCCTCTGGAAGCACTATGTCGGTCGCCCCAGCCCGCTGTATTTCGCCGAACGCCTGACCGAACGCCTCGGTGGTGCCAAGGTCTACATGAAGCGGGACGAGCTGAACCACACCGGCGCACACAAGATCAACAACGTGCTGGGCCAGATCATCCTTGCCCGCCGCATGGGCAAGACGCGGATCATCGCCGAAACCGGTGCGGGTCAGCACGGTGTGGCCACCGCAACCGTCTGCGCCAAGTTCGGTCTGAAATGCGTGGTCTACATGGGCGCGCATGACGTGGAACGGCAGGCGCCGAATGTCTTCCGGATGAAGCTGTTGGGCGCAGAGGTTGTCCCGGTGACCTCTGGCCGTGGCACGCTCAAGGACGCGATGAACGACGCGCTGCGCGACTGGGTGACCAACGTACGCGACACGTTCTACTGCATCGGCACCGTCGCAGGACCCCATCCCTATCCGGCCATGGTCCGCGATTTCCAGTCGATCATCGGCAAGGAAACCCGTGAGCAGATGCAAGAGGCCGAAGGCCGCTTGCCCGACACTCTGGTTGCCGCCATCGGCGGTGGTTCCAACGCCATGGGCCTGTTCTTTCCCTTCCTTGATGACAAGGACGTTGCCATCATCGGGGTCGAGGCGGGCGGCAAAGGCGTCAACGCCAAGATGGAACATTGCGCCTCACTGACCGGCGGCCGCCCCGGCGTCCTGCACGGCAACCGCACCTATCTGTTGCAAGACGACGACGGTCAGATCCTCGAAGGATTTTCGATCTCCGCGGGCCTCGACTACCCCGGTATCGGGCCAGAGCACAGCTGGCTGCATGATGTCGGTCGCGCGCAATACGTCTCGATCACCGACAAGGAGGCGCTGGCCGCCTTCCAGCTGTGCTGCGAGACTGAGGGCATCATTCCCGCGCTAGAACCCAGCCACGCGCTGGCCCATGTGGCCAAGATTGCGCCGGATCTGCCCAAGGACCACATCATCTGCATGAACATGTGTGGCCGGGGCGACAAGGACATCTTTACCGTGGCCAAACACCTTGGCGTTGACATGTCCGCCACCGAAGGGCGCAACGCGGGCTGACGCTGCCTTGGTACCCAAATCGACGGAAGCGGCTTGCTC
Encoded proteins:
- a CDS encoding TetR/AcrR family transcriptional regulator, translated to MTETPNTRQTILDAGQALMLTSGFAGLGLSTLLKAAGVPKGSFYHWFESKEDFGRAAIEVYSESYITRLDALLEGPGTAADKLDRFFGAWMSDAASAGLAERCLVVKLGAEVSDLSEAMRAAMDRGVQQFIGRLAVLLGQGAEDGSLRTLADPQSEARRIYASLLGAAILTRISRDDVALRDATNDARSRLKP
- a CDS encoding zinc-binding dehydrogenase, which encodes MKAVIHETFGDPAEVLKTAMIDTPKPGKGQVLIRTILSTIHNHDLWTVHGSYGVKPDLPATGGTEAVGVIEALGDGVPEDLKGKRVTSAGAMGTWAEYFTAPATGIIPLPDAISDEAGAQLVAMPFSAIALLEFLHVKTGDWIVQTAANGAVGKILAKLAEARGVKVLSLVRRAAAKAELTDLGIDNVLSTEDDGWIEAAKAILGPDGARAAVDSVGGKMGADLVELLGQEGLLVTFGTATGAPLELDTGPIIFKHITLKGFWGKKVIEEMPADDRTRLMTELVTLAAQGKLPLTVDQTFTLDQGQEAAAAARTPGRKGKVMFRT
- the trpB gene encoding tryptophan synthase subunit beta; this encodes MDDLINSFMTGPDEKGRFGIFGGRFVSETLMPLILSLEEEYEKAKTDDSFWAEMDFLWKHYVGRPSPLYFAERLTERLGGAKVYMKRDELNHTGAHKINNVLGQIILARRMGKTRIIAETGAGQHGVATATVCAKFGLKCVVYMGAHDVERQAPNVFRMKLLGAEVVPVTSGRGTLKDAMNDALRDWVTNVRDTFYCIGTVAGPHPYPAMVRDFQSIIGKETREQMQEAEGRLPDTLVAAIGGGSNAMGLFFPFLDDKDVAIIGVEAGGKGVNAKMEHCASLTGGRPGVLHGNRTYLLQDDDGQILEGFSISAGLDYPGIGPEHSWLHDVGRAQYVSITDKEALAAFQLCCETEGIIPALEPSHALAHVAKIAPDLPKDHIICMNMCGRGDKDIFTVAKHLGVDMSATEGRNAG